The DNA sequence ATATTTTTTCTCAGCCAATTTGAAGGCTTCGTACACGTTCACGACGACTTTGCCGGAAGACAGCTTGCTGAATTGAATCATTTCCGCTTCTTCGCCACCGGTTCCGGGCAAGATAGTCTCAACCTTCTTGTACTTGGAACCAGACTTGATGAGGATCTTCTTCACGTCTGCTGGCGTCATTTCTGGGTAGTATGACAGCAACAAAGCTGCAACACCGGAAACAACCGGAGCAGCCATGGAAGTACCTTGCATGTTGCGGTAGCGGCTTCCGGGAACTGTGGAGAAGATGTTGGTTCCAGGAGCGAATACATCTACAGACTTCTTGCCGTAGTTGCTGAATGGTGCAGCGAAATGGCCTTCAGCGTCGATGGAGGAAGCTCCAACCGTGATGAAGTTGCTAGGACGCTTCTTGGTTCCGTTCAATTTGTCCGTTGGGAAGTTGACCTTCTCATCCAAGTTGTTGGAATCGTTACCAGCAGCGTGAACGAGCAATACGCCCTTTTCCTCAGCATAACGGATCGCGTCATCTACCATTGGCTTGTTGGGAGAGAATGACTTACCGAAGCTCATGTTGATCACGTCAGCGCCGTTGTCAACTGCATAGCGGATCGCGTTGGCTACGTCCTCATCACGCTCATCGCCATCGGGTACTGCGCGTACGGCCATGATTTCGATGTAGTCAGCGACACCATCCATACCGAGGTCATTGCCGCGAACGGCGCCGATGATACCGGCAACGTGCGTACCGTGGTCTGCTTCTTCAGCGATGACATCGTTGTTGCCATAGTAAGGGGTGCTTACCTGCTCGTCGTAGTTTGGACGAGTAACGAGGTCAAGGTTGAAGTGATAGTTCATGCGAGCAGCCAGGTAGTCACGATACCCTTCGATACGCTCCAAGGTAGTACCGCGCTCCATCATGGACATGATCATGTCGCGCATCTGCATGGTCTGAGGATTGGAAGTCTCGAGGTTTTTGAGGTCTTCCAAGGTATAGGATTCCTTACCGGTAGCTGTGCGAAGAGCTTCGTCGGCAGCTTTGAATTGCTCGGCGAGCTGAGCAATCTGGCGGTATTGGCCTTGCAGCTGACCAGATTCAGTTTCGAATTCTTCCTTGACTGTTTGGTACAATTCGAATTCAGCCTGATCAGCATCAGCGATTTGGTCGGCAGTTTTGCCGTCGTATTTAGGCTTGAGTTTGCGGTAAAGGCGAGTCACCTCGAGGGTTTCGTGGACGACATTGTTGCCTTCGCTATCGGCGATAAAGTTCCAGCCATGGATATCATCCACGTATCCGTTTTCATCGTCATCGATACCGTTACCTGGAATCTCTTTTTCGTTGGTCCAGATTTTGGCTTTGAGATCTTCGTGCTCTACGTCGATACCTGAGTCGATTACGGCTACACGGATCTTTTTGCGAGGCTTTTTGCCTTTCAACAATTCTTGGTAAGTCTGCTCAGTGGCGACCCCTTGCATGTTATCTGCGGAGGGGCTCATATTGAACCAGTTGAAGTAGCGCTCTTGGATACTGTCAGTTTCGTTGACCTTGACATATTGGGCAAATCCCTGTCCGGGGATAATCAGGCTTCCCGCCGTGATCATCGCTCCGACGATCAATTTGTTTCTCATTGGTATGGGGGTTATGTCCACGTGTTGTTTGGGAATGATCGGAATATGGATTCAGAAAATTCCATCCCGAAAATATACGCATGATTCCGCTTTCTGCCCAAACTGCATCTTCGTAATCCCAAGCACGATCTGCAAAAAGCCGTAGGTCAATGGCCTGAATTCGATCGGATTGAACAAACAAACGATTTTGCTCACGGGTTTTCATTATATGCGAAAAACGCTCTTACTGCTCGGCATGATCCTCGTTTTGGGATTTTGGACCTACAAGAATCGGTTCAGTTTGGCCACATATTCGGCACCCAACGTCGAAAATCTTCCAGAGGCCAATGGTCTAATGTATGTGGAATCGGAGCTTTCCTACTCGGAGTTGGCCGTCAATCTCTACAAAGACACGATGATGCCTGTCTTTCAGGAAATCGATTTTCAGCAGATCGCCAGAGAAAATCAGCAATATATCCCGCCTACCACTACGCTTTTTTATCTGAACACTCCCCTTACCGTCAAGCTCATCCAGCTCAATCCACTGATCGGACTGGACTTGCCAGTACGCCTTACCCTGTACCAGACCGAACGCCAACGGACGTTTTTGACCAGCATGAGCCCTCAATATTTGCTCAGGCGATACGGGCTAAATGATCCCAAGCTCAACCGAGAACTGGAAGGCTACATGAATGAGCTTTTCGGATTGATTGGAGAAGAGAAACCCGACACGATTTTGCGGAAATTGGTCGTGCCCAAAGAAGGCATCAAGATGAAAATGGCCAATGGAAGCTTCGAGGAGGTACTTACCCGTTTCGAGCAGGCAATCGAACGAAATAGCCATTATCGGAAGGTTTTTGAGCTGGACTACGTGGAATTGGCTCAGGAACAAGAGACGATAATTCCCCCAACCAAGCTTTTTGTGGCGGGCAATTTGGTGGATGGCATCACAGCTGTGCAAGGAAGTCAGACCTTAGGATTGGATGAAATCCCCCAAAAGCTGTTGGTTTTTGAGCGTGACGGAGAGGTATGGATTGCCTACAACGATCTTGCATACAATCTCAAACGACACCGGACTTCGCTCTCACCCAGAGCCCTCAACAATTTGCAGCACGATGTAGAATGGCTCGTCAACCAAGTGGCGGGGGACTATCCCCAAGCCTTGTGGACCCGGATCAAGCGATAACTGGGAGATCGATCTAGCTTTTGATGTGTTGGGCGATCCCGGCGTACTTGGCATCCATACCTCCCCCAGCATACGAGTCGCCGGGCCGGGCTGTTCCGGGAGTCCGCGAAGCCTGCCCTCGACTCCGATCGGGGGCTCCCGTCCTCGGGACTTGTCGCTAGACAGTATCGAATACCCCAGATTACGGAATCTCCCGATCAAATGCCGGAGCCCTCGGACCTCGCCTGACGGCTCGCCCCTCCCATCCCTATCGCCGCCGCAGGCCGGCTGAGGCGGATTACGGCAATGGCGCTGGCCTGCGCTTAATCCGGCTCCCGCCGGAAAGTCCGGACATGAAAAAAGGGTCCATCCTGCTGGATGAACCCTCTGAAGTTCGGCGTCGACCTACTCTCCCACGTCTTACCGCAGTACCATCGGCGCTACAGGGCTTAACGACTCTGTTCGGGATGGGAAGAGGTGTACCCCCGTGCCATGGACACCTATCGTTTGGACTTCGTGGCGGAATGTGCTGTGTGGATGTCCCTTGTTCCCGAACCATCCACGGACGATACCGCCGTCCGTATTTCTTTGACATATGCGTTGCGCGGAATGGCAATGGTTTTGCCATGTCGCGGAAGGCACAGCAGCTACAGGGCAGAGAGAAGGAAGTCTCTCGGATCATTAGTACGACTCGACTGAACATGTCACCATGCGTACATCTGTCGCCTATCTACGTGGTAGTCTTCCACGATCCTCGAGGGAGAACTCATCTTGCGGTGGGCTTCGCACTTAGATGCTTTCAGCGCTTATCCCATCCCGACATGGCTACCCGGCGGTGCAGCTGGCGCTACAACCGGTACACCAGCGGTCGGTCCAACCCGGTCCTCTCGTACTAGGGTCAGCTCCGCGCAGTTCTCCTGCGCCCGCTACAGATAGAGACCGAACTGTCTCACGACGTTCTGAACCCAGCTCGCGTGCCACTTTAATGGGCGAACAGCCCAACCCTTGGGACCTCCTCCAGCCCCAGGATGTGACGAGCCGACATCGAGGTGCCAAACCTCCCCGTCGATGTGAGCTCTTGGGGGAGATCAGCCTGTTATCCCCGGAGTACCTTTTATCCTTTGAGCGACGGCCCTTCCATACGGAACCGCCGGATCACTATACCCGACTTTCGTCCCTGATCGACTTGTGGGTCTCTCAGTCAAGCACACTTCTGCTATTGCGCTCCACGCACGATTACCGACCGTGCTGAGTGTACCTTTGGAAGCCTCCGTTACGCTTTTGGAGGCGACCACCCCAGTCAAACTACCCGCCAAGCAATGTCCCCACCAGGGTTAGGCAACAATCTGGGAAAGGGTGGTATTTCAAGGACGGCTCCACGAGAACTGGCGTCCCCGCTTCAAAGCCTCCCACCTATCCTACACATCCCCAGACCGGTACCAATGCTAAGCTGTAGTAAAGGTTCACGGGGTCTTTTCGTCCCGTAGCGGGTAGCCGGCATCTTCACCGGCACTACAATTTCACCGAGCTCGTGGCCGAGACAGTGCCCAGATCGTTGCACCATTCGTGCAGGTCGGAACTTACCCGACAAGGAATTTCGCTACCTTAGGACCGTTATAGTTACGGCCGCCGTTTACCGGGGCTTCATTTCGGAGCGTGAACCCCTCCACTTAACCTTCCGGCACCGGGCAGGTGTCAGGCCTTATACGTTGTATTGCTACTTGGCAAAGCCCTGTGTTTTTGATAAACAGTCGCCTGGGCCTTTTCACTGCGTCCGCATCGCTGCGGAGTCCCTTCTCCCGAAGTTACAGGACTAATTTGCCGAGTTCCTTAGCCACGAATCACTCGAGCGCCTGAGAATGCTCATCCCAACCACCTGTGTCGGTTTGCGGTACGGGTCATCCACACCTGATGCTTAGAGGTTTTTCTCGGCGGTCTTTACCCACACTGTCCACTTGGCCGGAGCCTCGTGGTACTGTCAGGTTCGGCAGGTCCCGCGGATTTGCCTACGGATCCTATACCTACACCCTTCAACGCACTATTCCGTCAGTGCGCGGTGGTTCCAAGCCCGCGTCGCCCCATCGCAGTATGGACGAGTATCGGAATGTTGACCGATTTGCCATCGACTTCCCCTTTCGGGTGCGCCTTAGGTCCCGACTGACCCTGTTCTGACTGGCATGGAACAGGAAACCTTGGTCTTTCGGCGAGGGGGGTTCCCACCCCCTTTATCGTTACTTATGCCTACATTTGCTTTTCCATGCGCTCCACCGTACGTCGCCGTACGGATTCCCGGCACATGCAATGCTCCCTACCGATCTTGCGATCCCGTGGCTTCGGTGATGTGCTTGATGCCCGATTATCATCCACGCACAGGCGCTCGACTAGTGAGCTGTTACGCACTCTTTAAATGAATGGCTGCTTCCAAGCCAACATCCTAGCTGTCTTTGCGCCCGCACCTCGTTAGCTCAACTTAGCACACACTTGGGGACCTTAGCCGACGGTCCGGGTTCTTTCCCTCTCGGACATGGACCTTAGCACCCATGCCCTCACTCCCGGGCTCATCTTGTGGCATTCGGAGTTCGTCAGGGGTTGGTAGGATGTGACTCCCCCTAGCCCTATCGGTAGCTCTACCTCCACAAGAAAACGCCCGAGGCTGTTCCTAAAAACATTTCGGGGAGTACGAGCTATCTCCCGGTTTGATTGGCCTTTCACCCCTATCCACAGGTCATCCAAAGACTTTTCAACGTCAACTGGTTCGGTCCTCCAGTCCGTTTTACCGGACCTTCAACCTGCCCATGGATAGATCACCGGGTTTCGCGTCTGCCCCCGCCAACTGCGCGCCCTATTCGGACTCGCTTTCGCTGCGGATTCCCCACTGAGTGGGTTAACCTCGCTGGCGAGGAGCAACTCGTAGGCTCATTATGCAAAAGGCACGCCGTCACCACACGAAGTGGCTCCGACTGTTTGTAGGTATACGGTTTCAGGTACTGTTTCACTCCCTTATGCAGGGTGCTTTTCACCTTTCCCTCACGGTACTTGTACGCTATCGGTCATCCGGGAGTATTTAGCCTTGGCGGATGGTGCCGCCAGATTCGATCGGAGTTTCACCGGCTCCGACCTACTCAGGATCCCACTGATCCCCTTCGCTTACGTCTACGGGACTATCACCCCCTATGGTCGCGCGTTCCAGCGCGTTCGACTTCACTACGGTTCAATGTTGTGGTCCTACAACCCCGCACCCGCCGTAACGAATGCGGTTTGGGCTGGTCCCCGTTCGCTCGCCGCTACTTGGGGAATCACTGTTGTTTTCTCTTCCTCCGGGTACTTAGATGTTTCAGTTCCCCGGGTTGGCCTCCCTTGCGGGCTCTTGCGGGTTGCCCCATTCGGAAATCTCCGGATCACAGGTTGCTTGCACCTACCCGAAGCTTATCGCAGCTTGCCACGTCCTTCATCGCCTCCGGATGCCCAGGCATCCACCGTATACCCTTCTCTTCTTTCTTCGTCTCTTGCTTGCCCGGCACAGTAAACTGTGCCGCTGCTGTGCATTCCTCACGCAACATGTCAAATATCTTTGCTCCTCCACAACTTCGCGCCGGGGCCGGAATGCCCGCGTCGTCCGGCGTTCCTCGCCGTGGTTTCGCTCGACCGTCGTCCCGGTCGTGAACCGGACGGACCCCGAAGGTCTCGACAGACTTTGAATTTCTCGGATGCAGTGTGGACGGTAGGCGTCCACCTTGCCGCTCGCGCGGCTCCAGAAAGGAGGTAATCCAGCCGCACCTTCCGGTACGGCTACCTTGTTACGACTTAGCCCCAGTTACCAAGTTCACCCTAGGCGGGGTTTGCCCGACTTCAGGTGCCCCCGGCTTCCATGGCTTGACGGGCGGTGTGTACAAGGCCCGGGTACGTATTCACCGCGGCATGGCTGATCCGCGATTACTAGCGATTCCAGCTTCATGGAGTCGAGTTGCAGACTCCAATCCGAACTGAGAACGGCTTTTCAGGATTGGCTCCACCTCGCGGCTTCGCTACCCGCTGTACCGTCCATTGTAGCACGTGTGTCGCCCTGGGCGTAAGGGCCATGATGATTTGACGTCGTCCCCGCCTTCCTCGCTCCTTGCGGAGGCAGTCTCCCTAGAGTCCCCACCATTACATGCTGGCAACTAGGGATAGGGGTTGCGCTCGTTGCGGGACTTAACCCAACACCTCACGGCACGAGCTGACGACAACCATGCAGCACCTTGCACTCTGTCCCGAAGGAAAACCACCTTTCGGCGGCGGTCAGAGGCATTGTAGCCCAGGTAAGGTTCCTCGCGTATCATCGAATTAAACCACATGCTCCACCGCTTGTGCGGGCCCCCGTCAATTCCTTTGAGTTTCATCGTTGCCGACGTACTCCCCAGGTGGATCACTTATCGCTTTCGCTTGGGCACACAGGGTTACCCCCGTACACCTAGTGATCATCGTTTACGGCGTGGACTACCGGGGTATCTAATCCCGTTCGCTCCCCACGCTTTCGTGCCTCAGCGTCAGTAATGTCCCAGAAGCCTGCCTTCGCAATCGGCGTTCTGCGTGATCTCTATGCATTTCACCGCTACACCACGCATTCCAGCTTCCTCGAACACACTCAAGTTCGGCAGTATCAATGGCGTATACCGGGTTGAGC is a window from the Pontibacter sp. G13 genome containing:
- a CDS encoding S8 family peptidase, whose amino-acid sequence is MRNKLIVGAMITAGSLIIPGQGFAQYVKVNETDSIQERYFNWFNMSPSADNMQGVATEQTYQELLKGKKPRKKIRVAVIDSGIDVEHEDLKAKIWTNEKEIPGNGIDDDENGYVDDIHGWNFIADSEGNNVVHETLEVTRLYRKLKPKYDGKTADQIADADQAEFELYQTVKEEFETESGQLQGQYRQIAQLAEQFKAADEALRTATGKESYTLEDLKNLETSNPQTMQMRDMIMSMMERGTTLERIEGYRDYLAARMNYHFNLDLVTRPNYDEQVSTPYYGNNDVIAEEADHGTHVAGIIGAVRGNDLGMDGVADYIEIMAVRAVPDGDERDEDVANAIRYAVDNGADVINMSFGKSFSPNKPMVDDAIRYAEEKGVLLVHAAGNDSNNLDEKVNFPTDKLNGTKKRPSNFITVGASSIDAEGHFAAPFSNYGKKSVDVFAPGTNIFSTVPGSRYRNMQGTSMAAPVVSGVAALLLSYYPEMTPADVKKILIKSGSKYKKVETILPGTGGEEAEMIQFSKLSSGKVVVNVYEAFKLAEKKYGVIGTQEG
- a CDS encoding DUF302 domain-containing protein; this encodes MNKQTILLTGFHYMRKTLLLLGMILVLGFWTYKNRFSLATYSAPNVENLPEANGLMYVESELSYSELAVNLYKDTMMPVFQEIDFQQIARENQQYIPPTTTLFYLNTPLTVKLIQLNPLIGLDLPVRLTLYQTERQRTFLTSMSPQYLLRRYGLNDPKLNRELEGYMNELFGLIGEEKPDTILRKLVVPKEGIKMKMANGSFEEVLTRFEQAIERNSHYRKVFELDYVELAQEQETIIPPTKLFVAGNLVDGITAVQGSQTLGLDEIPQKLLVFERDGEVWIAYNDLAYNLKRHRTSLSPRALNNLQHDVEWLVNQVAGDYPQALWTRIKR